Proteins from a genomic interval of Luteitalea sp.:
- a CDS encoding fumarylacetoacetate hydrolase, translating into VPGEGFTHKLGDVVRISSPLLGTLVNVVGHTEDTTPWTFGVRALMINLAARGVLTGGIESAS; encoded by the coding sequence GTCCCCGGCGAGGGCTTCACGCACAAGCTCGGCGACGTGGTGCGCATCTCGTCCCCGCTGCTCGGCACGTTGGTCAACGTGGTCGGCCACACCGAGGACACCACGCCGTGGACCTTCGGCGTCCGCGCCCTGATGATCAACCTGGCCGCGCGCGGAGTGCTGACCGGCGGTATTGAGAGCGCGTCGTGA